Proteins encoded by one window of Rouxiella chamberiensis:
- a CDS encoding DUF1198 domain-containing protein, with the protein MIWIMIAALVAVFVVGYWFMTADTRKANDSLASLLKIRPVYIDSMLLEMGKRQSAMFIRSISGGYAEEIRKAAYIVFIYQTFIKDASDENIAHWRNVLVRAHLDPVLTSEHAELALFYFAELDIEPFELAQFRRNYNETFNQLHLV; encoded by the coding sequence ATGATATGGATTATGATTGCTGCACTGGTGGCTGTTTTTGTGGTCGGCTACTGGTTTATGACCGCCGATACCCGTAAGGCGAATGATTCACTGGCGAGCTTGCTGAAAATCAGACCGGTGTACATTGATTCGATGTTGCTGGAGATGGGGAAACGTCAGAGTGCGATGTTTATTCGCTCGATAAGCGGAGGTTATGCGGAAGAAATACGGAAAGCGGCGTACATCGTTTTTATCTATCAGACCTTTATCAAGGACGCGTCGGACGAGAATATCGCGCATTGGCGCAATGTGCTGGTGCGTGCGCATCTGGATCCGGTGCTCACCAGCGAACATGCCGAACTGGCGCTGTTCTATTTTGCCGAGCTGGATATCGAGCCTTTTGAACTGGCGCAGTTCCGTCGCAATTACAACGAAACCTTCAATCAGCTGCATCTGGTTTAA